From Aquabacter sp. L1I39, the proteins below share one genomic window:
- a CDS encoding ABC transporter permease: protein MNATLAPSSRMALGAVGLVGFFAFWAALSASGFVAPTFLPGPLDVARRLADLLTAQFAGGTLPAHLLSSLQRFGAGYLLAVAVGVPLGLMMGRFRLLDDIVSPIFDALRFIAPIAWVPFAALWFGTGFGGPVLIIFSGAFPPCLLNAYRGARHVDPRYLEAAEMLGTPSHRIILEVLLPASVPSIIAGLRIGAGLGWQSLVGAELIVASTGVGFMMVQAQGAVSTTTVMVGMAAIGFIGVLIDVALRTLEARIHRRLGGA, encoded by the coding sequence ATGAATGCGACCCTTGCCCCCTCCAGCCGTATGGCGCTCGGCGCCGTCGGTCTTGTCGGCTTCTTCGCCTTCTGGGCCGCCCTTTCCGCGAGCGGCTTTGTCGCTCCAACCTTCCTGCCGGGCCCGCTCGACGTGGCGCGGCGGCTCGCGGACCTCCTCACCGCCCAATTTGCCGGCGGCACCTTGCCGGCTCATCTCCTCTCCTCCCTCCAGCGCTTCGGCGCCGGCTATCTGCTGGCGGTGGCGGTGGGCGTGCCGCTGGGGCTGATGATGGGGCGCTTCCGGCTGCTGGACGACATCGTCTCGCCCATCTTCGACGCCTTGCGCTTCATCGCCCCCATCGCCTGGGTGCCGTTCGCGGCCTTGTGGTTCGGCACGGGCTTTGGCGGGCCGGTGCTCATCATCTTCTCCGGCGCCTTTCCGCCCTGCCTGCTGAACGCCTATCGCGGTGCCCGGCATGTGGACCCGCGCTATCTGGAAGCAGCGGAAATGCTGGGCACGCCGAGCCACCGCATCATCCTGGAAGTGCTGCTGCCGGCCTCGGTGCCCTCCATCATCGCCGGCTTGCGCATCGGCGCGGGTCTGGGCTGGCAGTCGCTGGTGGGCGCAGAGCTGATCGTCGCCTCAACCGGGGTGGGCTTCATGATGGTGCAGGCCCAGGGCGCGGTCTCCACCACCACGGTGATGGTGGGCATGGCCGCCATCGGCTTCATCGGCGTCCTCATCGACGTCGCCCTGCGCACGCTGGAAGCGCGCATTCATCGCCGCCTGGGCGGAGCTTGA
- the serA gene encoding phosphoglycerate dehydrogenase codes for MHHSNSHSPQLSLAKDKIRVLLLEGVNDSAVELMTSAGYSNLTRLTKALDGEALKEAIKGVHILGIRSRTHITSEIMEAADRLIAIGCFSVGTNQVDIDAVRAYGVPVFNAPFSNTRSVAELVIGEIVMLYRRIIPRSNAAHQGGWDKSASNSHEVRGKTLGIVGYGNIGSQLSNLAEAMGMKVIFYDHTDKLRHGNTESTTSLHELLAASDVVSLHVPETPATHGMIGRDEIAAMKPGAYLINNSRGTVVDLDALADALKAGKLRGAAVDVFPVEPGSNAERFASPLQGLDNVILTPHIGGSTEEAQERIGAEVARKLIDYSDSGSTMGAVNFPQVQLPARPLGTRFIQVQRNVPGMLGRLNEVLARHSVNIAAQYYETHADVGYVVLDADASAADSQRVLEDIRALDGTIRARLLYEYKL; via the coding sequence GTGCACCACAGCAATTCCCATTCGCCGCAACTCTCGCTGGCCAAGGACAAGATCCGGGTTCTGCTGCTGGAGGGCGTCAATGACAGCGCCGTCGAACTGATGACCTCGGCCGGCTATTCGAACCTGACCCGCCTCACCAAGGCGCTGGACGGGGAAGCGCTGAAGGAAGCCATCAAGGGCGTCCACATTCTCGGCATCCGCTCGCGCACCCACATCACCTCCGAGATCATGGAGGCGGCGGACCGGCTCATCGCCATCGGCTGCTTCAGCGTCGGCACCAACCAGGTGGATATCGACGCGGTGCGCGCCTATGGCGTGCCGGTCTTCAACGCCCCCTTCTCCAACACCCGCTCGGTGGCGGAACTGGTGATCGGCGAGATCGTGATGCTCTATCGCCGCATCATCCCGCGCTCCAATGCCGCCCACCAGGGCGGATGGGACAAGTCGGCGTCCAACAGCCACGAGGTGCGCGGCAAGACGCTGGGCATCGTCGGCTACGGCAATATCGGCTCGCAGCTCTCGAATCTGGCCGAAGCCATGGGCATGAAGGTGATCTTCTACGATCACACCGACAAGCTGCGCCACGGCAACACCGAATCCACCACGAGCCTGCATGAGCTGCTCGCGGCCTCCGACGTGGTGAGCCTGCACGTGCCCGAGACCCCCGCCACCCACGGCATGATCGGCCGCGACGAGATTGCCGCCATGAAGCCCGGCGCCTATCTCATCAATAACAGCCGCGGCACGGTGGTGGACCTCGACGCCCTCGCCGACGCCCTCAAGGCCGGCAAGCTGCGCGGCGCGGCGGTGGACGTATTCCCGGTGGAGCCCGGCTCCAATGCGGAGCGCTTTGCCAGCCCCCTCCAGGGCCTCGACAATGTCATCCTCACCCCGCACATCGGCGGTTCCACGGAAGAGGCGCAGGAGCGCATCGGCGCCGAGGTGGCGCGCAAGCTGATCGACTATTCCGACAGCGGTTCCACCATGGGCGCGGTGAACTTCCCGCAGGTGCAATTGCCGGCCCGTCCCCTCGGCACCCGCTTCATCCAGGTGCAACGGAACGTGCCGGGCATGCTCGGCCGCCTCAACGAGGTGCTTGCCCGCCATTCGGTGAACATCGCCGCCCAATATTACGAGACCCATGCGGACGTCGGCTATGTGGTGCTGGACGCGGACGCCTCGGCGGCCGACAGCCAGCGGGTGCTGGAGGACATCCGGGCCCTCGACGGCACCATCCGCGCCCGCCTGCTTTACGAATACAAGCTCTGA
- a CDS encoding DNA-3-methyladenine glycosylase I, with translation MTRPFDAIFADAAARKGGPAALDALLAETPSRPPSEIAATPDDRVLAEMARRIFNAGFSSKVIAAKWPAFESAFEGFDPHACAFMPDEKLEALLADPGIVRNGAKIKAVQANARMVVDLAAEHGSAASFIARWPDADYVGLLELLKTRGSHLGGDSGMRVLRALGKPAFITTKDVVAALIREGVVAKTPSSKRDFAAVQDAFNAWSVQSGRDFTAISRTLALTVGP, from the coding sequence ATGACCCGCCCGTTCGATGCCATCTTCGCCGATGCCGCTGCCCGCAAGGGCGGCCCCGCCGCGCTTGACGCCCTGCTGGCAGAGACGCCCTCCCGCCCGCCAAGCGAGATCGCCGCCACGCCCGATGATCGCGTGCTGGCCGAGATGGCCCGCCGGATCTTCAATGCCGGCTTCTCCTCCAAGGTAATCGCCGCCAAGTGGCCGGCCTTCGAAAGCGCGTTCGAGGGCTTCGATCCCCATGCCTGCGCCTTCATGCCGGACGAAAAGCTGGAGGCCCTGCTGGCCGATCCCGGCATCGTGCGCAACGGCGCCAAGATCAAGGCCGTGCAGGCCAATGCGCGGATGGTGGTGGACCTTGCCGCCGAACATGGCTCCGCCGCCAGCTTCATCGCCCGTTGGCCGGATGCTGACTATGTGGGCCTGCTGGAGCTCCTGAAGACGCGCGGCAGCCATCTGGGCGGCGATAGCGGCATGCGGGTGCTCCGCGCGCTGGGCAAGCCGGCCTTCATCACCACCAAGGACGTGGTGGCGGCTCTGATCCGCGAAGGCGTGGTCGCCAAGACGCCCAGCAGCAAGAGGGATTTCGCGGCGGTGCAGGACGCCTTCAACGCCTGGAGCGTGCAGAGCGGGCGCGACTTTACCGCCATCAGCCGCACGCTGGCCTTGACCGTCGGGCCGTAG
- a CDS encoding SDR family NAD(P)-dependent oxidoreductase — protein MFALSSLFDLTGRTALVTGGSSGIGLAIGAALGKAGARVILAARRVAELNAAVDDLQRDGITAAALVSDLAAPGAAEALAREAGAVDILVNAAGINLRQPFGEVSAEAFDLHMAVHVRAPFLLTRDLAPGMAERGWGRILNIASLQSFRAFPNSAPYGAAKGAVAQLTRATAEAWSRHGITCNAIAPGFFPTALTQAVFEDEARASANAAQTAIGRNGRLEDLVGPAVFLASDASAYVTGQILAVDGGFTAK, from the coding sequence ATGTTCGCCTTGTCGTCCCTCTTCGACCTGACCGGCCGCACGGCCCTCGTCACCGGCGGCAGTTCCGGCATCGGACTGGCCATCGGTGCCGCCCTCGGCAAGGCCGGCGCGCGGGTCATCCTCGCCGCTCGGCGCGTGGCGGAACTGAACGCCGCCGTGGATGATCTCCAGCGCGACGGCATCACAGCCGCCGCCTTGGTGTCCGACCTTGCCGCCCCCGGCGCCGCCGAGGCGCTGGCGCGCGAAGCCGGCGCGGTGGACATTCTGGTGAATGCCGCCGGCATCAATCTGCGCCAGCCCTTCGGCGAGGTGAGCGCGGAGGCCTTCGACCTCCACATGGCGGTGCATGTGCGCGCGCCCTTCCTGCTGACGCGGGACCTGGCGCCGGGCATGGCGGAGCGCGGCTGGGGGCGCATCCTCAACATCGCCTCACTGCAATCCTTCCGCGCCTTCCCCAATTCCGCGCCCTATGGGGCCGCCAAGGGCGCGGTGGCCCAGCTCACGCGGGCGACGGCGGAAGCCTGGTCGCGCCACGGCATCACCTGCAATGCCATCGCGCCCGGCTTCTTTCCCACCGCCCTCACGCAGGCCGTGTTCGAGGACGAGGCCCGCGCGAGCGCCAATGCCGCCCAGACCGCCATCGGCCGCAACGGCCGGCTGGAGGACCTGGTGGGCCCCGCCGTTTTCCTCGCCTCCGACGCCTCGGCCTATGTCACCGGCCAGATCCTGGCGGTAGACGGCGGCTTCACCGCCAAATGA
- a CDS encoding alcohol dehydrogenase catalytic domain-containing protein, which produces MRALVYTGPHHLELRTEPEPVPGNDEVLVRVEAVGICGSDMHAYHGHDARRPAPLVLGHEAAGRIASGPRAGERVTVNPLVTCGTCPTCEAGRPHLCPSRQILSMPPRPGAFAELVRVPERNLVAVPEHLPIAHAALAEPVAVSYHAVNTGARLLGQPLPAARCLVLGGGAIGLAAALVLRMQGAARIYLAEPHAGRRETVRRAGDFVCYAPGDGDEPSDGSIDLVIDAVGAETTRAAASRLVRPGGVIVHAGLLPGEAGFDVRRITLQEIIVTGTYCYTPTDFRATVDALASGRLGALDWIEERPLADGPRAFADIDAGRTAAAKIVLRV; this is translated from the coding sequence ATGAGAGCCCTGGTCTATACTGGCCCCCACCACCTTGAACTGCGCACCGAGCCTGAGCCCGTCCCCGGCAATGACGAGGTGCTGGTGCGGGTGGAGGCGGTGGGCATTTGCGGGTCGGACATGCATGCCTATCACGGCCATGACGCCCGCCGCCCCGCGCCTCTGGTGCTCGGCCACGAGGCGGCGGGGCGCATTGCCTCCGGTCCTCGCGCGGGGGAGCGGGTGACCGTCAATCCGCTGGTAACCTGCGGCACCTGCCCCACGTGCGAGGCCGGTCGGCCCCATCTATGCCCCTCCCGCCAGATCCTCTCCATGCCGCCCCGTCCCGGCGCCTTTGCCGAGCTGGTGCGGGTGCCGGAGCGCAATCTGGTCGCTGTGCCGGAGCACCTGCCCATCGCCCATGCGGCGCTGGCCGAGCCGGTGGCGGTGTCCTATCACGCGGTCAATACGGGCGCCCGGCTGCTGGGTCAGCCCTTGCCCGCCGCGCGCTGCCTGGTGCTGGGCGGCGGCGCCATCGGTCTCGCCGCCGCCTTGGTGCTGCGCATGCAGGGCGCGGCGCGGATCTATCTCGCCGAGCCCCATGCGGGTCGACGCGAAACGGTGCGGCGGGCGGGCGACTTCGTGTGCTATGCGCCGGGCGATGGGGACGAGCCGTCCGACGGCAGCATCGACCTCGTCATCGATGCGGTGGGCGCGGAAACAACACGCGCCGCTGCCAGCCGGCTGGTGCGGCCGGGCGGCGTCATCGTCCATGCGGGCCTTTTGCCGGGCGAAGCGGGCTTCGACGTGCGGCGGATCACCCTCCAGGAGATCATCGTCACCGGCACCTACTGTTATACCCCCACCGACTTCCGGGCGACGGTGGACGCGCTCGCCTCCGGCCGGCTCGGCGCCCTCGACTGGATCGAGGAACGCCCCCTCGCCGACGGCCCGCGTGCTTTCGCCGACATCGACGCCGGGCGCACGGCGGCGGCGAAGATCGTGCTGCGCGTGTGA
- a CDS encoding ABC transporter ATP-binding protein → MSSIRFDAVGKDFGGHVKALDDINLNVADKEFVAIVGPSGCGKTTCLRLAAGFEFPSSGRVLVGNSEVTGPGPDRAVVFQQFALFPWKTVTDNIELGLRNKNVPAAERRQRVADAIAMIGLNGYEQAYPHQLSGGMQQRVAIARAYVLDPQVLLMDEPFGALDAQTRVVMQEELVRLARLNPRTVLFITHGVEEAVYLADRVAVMTRRPGRIKEIIDVKSVREAERWDSYSRIEDVMDLDSFVHLRTHIWKSLREEKAGADH, encoded by the coding sequence ATGAGCAGCATCCGCTTCGATGCCGTGGGCAAGGATTTTGGCGGCCACGTCAAGGCGCTGGACGACATCAACCTCAATGTGGCCGACAAGGAGTTCGTCGCCATTGTCGGCCCCTCCGGCTGCGGCAAGACCACGTGCCTGCGCCTTGCCGCCGGCTTCGAGTTTCCCTCGTCGGGCCGTGTCCTGGTGGGCAACAGCGAGGTGACGGGGCCGGGGCCGGACCGCGCCGTGGTGTTCCAGCAATTCGCTTTGTTTCCCTGGAAGACCGTCACCGACAATATCGAGCTCGGCCTGCGCAACAAGAACGTGCCTGCCGCCGAGCGGCGCCAGCGCGTGGCCGATGCCATCGCCATGATCGGGCTGAACGGCTACGAGCAGGCCTATCCCCACCAATTGTCCGGCGGCATGCAGCAGCGCGTCGCCATCGCCCGCGCCTATGTGCTCGACCCGCAGGTGCTGCTCATGGACGAGCCCTTCGGCGCGCTGGACGCCCAGACCCGCGTGGTCATGCAAGAAGAACTGGTGCGGCTCGCCCGGCTCAATCCGCGCACCGTTCTTTTCATCACTCATGGCGTGGAGGAGGCGGTCTATCTCGCCGACCGCGTGGCCGTCATGACCCGCCGGCCGGGCCGCATCAAGGAAATCATCGACGTGAAGTCAGTGCGCGAGGCTGAGCGCTGGGACAGCTACAGCCGCATCGAGGACGTGATGGACCTGGATTCCTTCGTCCACCTGCGCACCCACATCTGGAAGTCGCTTCGCGAGGAAAAGGCCGGCGCCGATCACTGA
- a CDS encoding ABC transporter substrate-binding protein, translating into MTMTTKRTLLAAALACAIGLGAPTVEAQPLKKINISYQPSLYWALPFYIATEKGWWKEVGLEPSFVTFPAGAPQVAAAQAGSWDVGGTGSVPAVLGASRFGLVTAGITNDESKTNAMMTRADKVAAITKDPSQLKGQKLLLTTNSTVDYAARACLAKWGLKSSDMQFVNLGQAQIISAVMANNGEVSGVWAPNTYTLEEKAGAKVLCSGADAGAIVPGALVVRPAFAKDNADDVAKVLAVYVRGWGWAKAHPKEAREMTKRFYAVGGVEASDAAIDQEFALRPTYSLAQQVALMDRAKGASEFDGWLARIGGFMAEVGTLPSAPDPKSYVDDSFMKKVAADPKLKAFATEFDKTN; encoded by the coding sequence ATGACGATGACGACGAAGAGGACCCTTTTGGCCGCCGCGCTCGCCTGCGCCATCGGCCTCGGTGCCCCGACCGTGGAAGCGCAGCCGCTGAAGAAGATCAACATCTCCTATCAGCCGTCCCTTTATTGGGCGCTGCCCTTCTATATCGCCACCGAGAAGGGGTGGTGGAAGGAGGTAGGCCTCGAACCGTCCTTCGTCACGTTTCCGGCGGGTGCCCCGCAGGTGGCGGCGGCGCAGGCGGGATCGTGGGATGTGGGCGGCACCGGCTCGGTGCCCGCGGTGCTCGGCGCCTCCCGCTTTGGCCTCGTCACCGCCGGCATCACCAACGACGAATCCAAGACCAACGCCATGATGACACGCGCCGACAAGGTGGCCGCCATCACCAAGGATCCGTCCCAGCTGAAGGGCCAGAAGCTGCTGCTGACCACCAATTCCACGGTGGACTATGCCGCCCGCGCGTGCCTGGCCAAATGGGGGCTGAAATCCTCCGACATGCAGTTCGTCAATCTCGGCCAGGCGCAGATCATTTCGGCCGTGATGGCCAATAATGGGGAAGTATCCGGCGTGTGGGCGCCCAACACCTACACGCTGGAGGAAAAGGCCGGAGCCAAGGTGCTGTGCTCGGGCGCCGATGCGGGCGCCATCGTGCCTGGCGCGCTGGTGGTGCGCCCCGCCTTCGCCAAGGACAATGCGGACGATGTGGCCAAGGTACTGGCCGTCTATGTGCGCGGCTGGGGCTGGGCCAAGGCGCACCCGAAGGAAGCCCGCGAAATGACGAAGCGCTTCTATGCCGTCGGCGGCGTCGAAGCCTCGGACGCGGCCATCGACCAGGAATTCGCCCTGCGGCCCACCTATTCCCTGGCCCAGCAGGTCGCGCTCATGGACCGCGCCAAGGGCGCCTCGGAATTTGACGGCTGGCTGGCGCGCATCGGCGGCTTCATGGCCGAGGTGGGCACCTTGCCCTCCGCGCCCGATCCCAAGAGCTACGTGGACGACAGCTTCATGAAGAAGGTGGCCGCCGATCCCAAGCTCAAGGCCTTCGCCACCGAATTCGACAAGACCAACTGA
- a CDS encoding ABC transporter permease, protein MRLGRRAVVGVATLAALAAAWFVFTSVTGMISPGRFPTPGDTFIAARQAFTRGYGDATLLVHVVHSLKLVTLGFLCSIAVGVPLGLLMGWSAVAEALLNPVFMLLRPIPPLAWIPLAILWLGLGDAAKIMVIFFAAFVPSVINTQAGVKSIPRPLIEAARMLGTPRWRFVREVLVPGAAPMIFTGLRLSLQASWTTLVAAELVGALAGLGHLLNLAQQDLYPGMILVGMASVAVFGALTTALLATVERRTLTWVRVRGAAA, encoded by the coding sequence ATGCGGCTCGGACGACGGGCCGTGGTGGGAGTGGCGACGCTCGCTGCTCTTGCTGCGGCATGGTTTGTGTTCACCAGCGTCACCGGCATGATCTCGCCGGGCCGCTTCCCGACGCCCGGCGACACCTTCATCGCCGCGCGCCAGGCGTTCACCCGCGGCTATGGGGATGCGACCCTCCTGGTGCATGTGGTCCATTCGCTCAAGCTGGTGACCCTCGGTTTCCTCTGCTCCATCGCGGTGGGGGTGCCGCTGGGCCTGCTGATGGGCTGGAGCGCGGTGGCGGAAGCCCTGCTGAACCCGGTCTTCATGCTGCTGCGCCCGATCCCGCCGCTGGCCTGGATTCCGCTCGCCATCCTCTGGCTGGGCCTGGGCGATGCCGCCAAGATCATGGTCATCTTCTTCGCCGCCTTCGTGCCTTCGGTCATCAACACCCAGGCGGGCGTGAAATCCATTCCCCGGCCGCTGATCGAGGCCGCCCGCATGCTCGGCACGCCCCGCTGGCGCTTCGTGCGGGAAGTGCTGGTGCCCGGCGCCGCACCCATGATCTTCACCGGCCTGCGCCTCTCCCTCCAGGCGAGCTGGACGACGCTGGTTGCCGCCGAACTGGTGGGCGCGCTCGCTGGCCTCGGCCATCTCCTGAACCTCGCCCAGCAGGACCTTTATCCGGGCATGATCCTGGTGGGCATGGCGAGCGTCGCCGTGTTCGGCGCGCTCACCACGGCGCTGCTGGCCACCGTGGAACGGCGGACGCTGACCTGGGTGCGCGTGCGGGGAGCCGCGGCATGA
- a CDS encoding LysR family transcriptional regulator, with amino-acid sequence MNEIAYVYFAEVIRLGSIRQAAEALHVSASSISRQIARLEYEFGAPLLTRHPQGVKLAPAGEIVGQFIRGRTREWQRLKAAIDALKRLESGHVTVFTVEGMLGGFLPRVISEFAEGHPGITYEVVVRGTDDVMIAVAEDKCDIGISFHPYPRPSVRTVREIHQPLLAVMAPHHPLAGREKLSLADIAGVPVGLPDRSFGIRHLVDQAVKGEQVELSVRLETNSIDMTRQFALYGMGLTFLPAFSFEREIAAGTLVGVEVENEALASARAHVCVHGEIEPTLAAQRFLYAMDARIRAMSLK; translated from the coding sequence ATGAACGAAATCGCCTATGTCTATTTCGCCGAAGTCATCCGCCTCGGCTCCATCCGCCAGGCGGCGGAGGCGCTGCACGTGTCGGCTTCCTCCATCAGCCGGCAGATTGCGCGGCTGGAATATGAGTTCGGCGCCCCTCTGCTCACTCGCCATCCGCAAGGGGTAAAGCTGGCGCCGGCGGGGGAGATTGTCGGCCAGTTCATCCGTGGCCGCACCCGCGAATGGCAGCGGCTGAAGGCGGCCATCGATGCCCTCAAGCGGCTGGAGAGCGGCCATGTGACGGTCTTCACCGTGGAGGGCATGTTGGGCGGCTTCCTGCCGCGCGTCATTTCCGAGTTCGCCGAGGGGCATCCCGGTATCACCTATGAGGTGGTGGTGCGCGGCACCGACGACGTGATGATCGCGGTGGCGGAGGACAAGTGCGACATCGGCATCTCCTTCCACCCCTATCCGCGCCCCAGCGTGCGCACGGTGCGGGAAATCCACCAGCCGCTCCTGGCGGTGATGGCCCCGCACCATCCCCTTGCCGGGCGTGAGAAGCTCTCGCTCGCCGACATTGCGGGCGTGCCGGTGGGCCTGCCCGACCGGTCGTTCGGCATCCGTCACCTGGTGGACCAGGCGGTGAAGGGCGAGCAGGTGGAATTGTCCGTTCGGCTGGAGACCAATTCCATCGACATGACCCGCCAGTTCGCCCTCTACGGCATGGGGCTGACCTTCCTGCCGGCCTTCTCGTTCGAGCGGGAGATCGCGGCGGGGACCCTGGTGGGGGTGGAAGTGGAGAACGAGGCCCTCGCCAGCGCCCGGGCCCATGTGTGCGTCCATGGGGAGATCGAGCCGACGCTGGCGGCCCAACGCTTTCTCTATGCCATGGATGCCCGCATTCGCGCCATGTCCTTGAAATAA
- a CDS encoding LacI family DNA-binding transcriptional regulator, which produces MAPRTKATLEDVARLAAVSTATVSRALSQPDLLQPDTLERVRAAIAQLNYVPGGAARALASGKTLTIGAVVPTLDHAIFARAIQAMQTELAANGYQLLVAASDYVPTLEAAAVRAMLARGVDALMVVGADHLDETWSLLTSSSVPVVLSWSFDARLPSIGFDNRAAGRLLAEHLLGLGHRRFGMISGHLRANDRARMRVEGARAALAERGLELTPSQIIETSFTLAGGRAGLVELMGRAQPPTAVICGNDLLAAGALLEAQASGLAVPEALSIVGIDNLEIAAHLTPPLTTVHLPTTELGRAVAEHLLARLKGEARPARLELPIELVLRRSAAPPREAQAQDVSRTQPAGG; this is translated from the coding sequence ATGGCCCCGAGGACGAAGGCAACGTTGGAGGATGTGGCGCGGCTGGCTGCCGTCTCCACGGCCACCGTGTCGCGGGCGCTGTCGCAACCCGATTTGCTGCAGCCAGACACGCTGGAGCGGGTGCGCGCGGCCATCGCACAGCTGAATTATGTGCCAGGGGGTGCCGCCCGTGCGCTCGCCTCTGGCAAGACGCTGACCATTGGCGCGGTGGTGCCCACCCTCGACCACGCCATCTTCGCCCGCGCCATCCAGGCTATGCAGACGGAACTGGCGGCCAATGGCTACCAACTGCTGGTGGCGGCCAGCGACTATGTGCCGACCCTGGAGGCTGCGGCGGTGCGGGCCATGCTGGCGCGCGGCGTGGACGCGCTCATGGTGGTGGGCGCGGACCATCTGGATGAGACCTGGTCGCTCCTGACCTCCTCCAGCGTGCCGGTGGTGCTGAGCTGGTCCTTCGACGCGCGCCTGCCCTCCATCGGCTTCGACAACCGCGCCGCCGGCCGGCTGCTGGCCGAGCATCTGCTGGGGCTGGGGCATCGCCGGTTCGGCATGATCTCCGGCCATCTGCGCGCCAATGACCGCGCCCGCATGCGCGTCGAGGGCGCGCGGGCGGCCTTGGCGGAGCGGGGGCTCGAACTCACCCCGTCCCAGATCATCGAGACCTCCTTCACGCTCGCCGGAGGCCGGGCGGGTCTCGTGGAGTTGATGGGACGCGCGCAGCCGCCCACCGCCGTCATCTGCGGCAACGACCTCCTGGCCGCCGGCGCTTTGCTGGAGGCGCAGGCGAGCGGCCTTGCGGTGCCCGAGGCGCTCTCCATCGTCGGCATCGACAATCTGGAGATCGCCGCCCACCTGACCCCGCCCTTGACCACCGTCCATCTGCCGACCACCGAGCTTGGTCGCGCGGTGGCCGAGCATCTGCTCGCCCGGCTGAAGGGCGAGGCGCGGCCGGCGCGGCTGGAACTGCCCATCGAACTGGTACTGCGCCGCTCCGCCGCCCCGCCCCGGGAGGCGCAGGCACAGGATGTGTCCCGCACCCAGCCTGCGGGCGGTTAG
- the hisD gene encoding histidinol dehydrogenase, giving the protein MAIAYLKRASKTPETETGTAQDVVTAMLAEIERRGEEAVKDYALKLDKWDGPILVTAEEMDRRAAEVPEAIRRDITFAAGQVRRFAEAQRDSVRDFSVDLMPGLTAGQKLVPCNVAGCYVPTGRYAHIASAYMSIATAKAAGVKTVVACSTPYRGQGIHPYVLYAMKVAGADMVMTLGGVQAIAAMAFGLFTGKPADIIVGPGNKFVAEAKRMLFGKVGIDVFAGPSEVAVIADETADPLMVAVDLVGQAEHGHESPAWLFTSSRAVAEAVMAHVPTLINDLPPVARDAASAAWRDYGEVILCDTREELVEVSDRYASEHLEIHAAELDWWLENLTNYGSLFLGEETTVAFGDKTSGPNHILPTKFAARYSAGLSVHKFLKPLTWQRMTREGCKTIAQVTARISRLEGMEAHARTGDQRLAKYFPGHNFDMGAAVDA; this is encoded by the coding sequence ATGGCTATCGCGTATCTGAAGCGGGCGAGCAAGACGCCGGAGACCGAGACCGGCACCGCGCAGGACGTGGTCACCGCCATGCTGGCGGAGATCGAGCGGCGCGGCGAAGAGGCGGTGAAGGACTATGCACTGAAGCTCGACAAGTGGGACGGCCCCATCCTCGTCACCGCCGAGGAGATGGACCGCCGCGCCGCCGAGGTGCCGGAAGCCATCCGCCGCGACATCACCTTCGCCGCGGGTCAGGTGCGCCGCTTCGCCGAGGCCCAGCGCGACAGCGTGCGGGACTTCTCCGTGGACCTGATGCCCGGCCTCACCGCCGGGCAGAAGCTGGTGCCCTGCAATGTGGCCGGCTGCTACGTGCCCACCGGCCGCTATGCCCACATCGCCTCCGCCTACATGTCCATCGCCACCGCCAAGGCGGCGGGCGTGAAGACGGTGGTGGCCTGCTCCACGCCCTATCGGGGCCAGGGCATCCACCCCTATGTGCTCTATGCCATGAAGGTGGCGGGCGCCGACATGGTGATGACGCTGGGCGGCGTCCAGGCCATCGCGGCCATGGCCTTCGGCCTGTTCACCGGCAAGCCGGCGGACATCATTGTCGGCCCCGGCAACAAGTTCGTGGCCGAGGCCAAGCGCATGCTGTTCGGCAAGGTGGGCATCGACGTGTTCGCCGGACCGTCCGAGGTTGCGGTGATCGCGGATGAGACCGCCGACCCGCTGATGGTGGCGGTGGACCTGGTGGGGCAGGCCGAGCACGGCCATGAAAGCCCCGCCTGGCTGTTTACCTCCTCCCGCGCGGTGGCCGAGGCGGTGATGGCCCATGTGCCCACCCTCATCAACGACCTGCCGCCCGTGGCGCGCGACGCCGCCTCCGCCGCCTGGCGCGACTATGGCGAGGTGATCTTGTGCGACACCCGCGAGGAGCTGGTTGAAGTCTCCGACCGCTACGCCAGCGAGCATCTGGAGATCCACGCCGCCGAGCTCGACTGGTGGCTGGAGAACCTCACCAATTACGGATCGCTCTTCCTCGGCGAGGAGACCACTGTTGCGTTCGGCGACAAGACGTCGGGACCGAACCACATCCTGCCCACCAAGTTCGCCGCCCGCTATTCGGCCGGCCTTTCGGTGCACAAGTTCCTCAAGCCCCTCACCTGGCAGCGCATGACCCGGGAGGGCTGCAAGACCATCGCCCAGGTCACCGCCCGCATCTCGCGCCTGGAAGGCATGGAGGCCCACGCCCGCACCGGCGACCAGCGCCTCGCCAAATACTTCCCGGGGCACAATTTCGACATGGGCGCGGCGGTGGACGCCTAA